From a single Lacerta agilis isolate rLacAgi1 chromosome 3, rLacAgi1.pri, whole genome shotgun sequence genomic region:
- the LOC117044503 gene encoding beta-galactoside alpha-2,6-sialyltransferase 1-like, with the protein MRRRRRLVDPWCCLRPPWRWGQGCAWLSFALLCLATLSLLCLQSGLMLRLAHHGAGGPPTSAAAAISRSLQPPSGSNQTLQRLLGAGSANRGLSSAQQAPLWHFFLSGLWRFWHRLAEGLGRSWRGSRMTVQLQPLPWAAWQKKLSSGVLGPRLQQVFQNYQAMNKYRVPPEATTQRGGNPNATGTELLCQLQSRVAVTTLLGDEGPFADPEWRGLLPHRSLRQELAPLGKCAVVSSAGSMLGSGLGKEIDSHDAVLRFNGAPTTGYEQDVGTKTTIRLVNSQLMASPEQHFLDDQLYAQGALVAWDPAPFPGDLQEWFEAPDYPIFRPFRAVRSQRPQQLFHLLHPRVQWQLWGLVQEGAPEAVQRNPPSSGLLGTVLMLSLCDLVHVYEFLPSQRQSPRCHYYQDFVDEACTLGAYHPLLFEKDLVRRMNQGSLDDLARLGRVTLPGFRALNCTLED; encoded by the exons GCTTGTGGACCCCTGGTGCTGCCTGCGCCCCCCCTGGCGATGGGGACAGGGCTGTGCCTGGCTGAGCTTTGCTCTGCTCTGCCTGGCCACACTCTCCTTGCTCTGCCTGCAGTCTGGGCTCATGCTGCGCTTGGCCCACCATGGGGCAGGAGGACCCCCGAcctctgcagctgctgctatCTCCCGGAGCCTCCAGCCACCCTCCGGAAGCAACCAGACTCTTCAGCGGCTCCTGGGTGCTGGGTCTGCCAACCGGGGCCTTTCCTCTGCCCAGCAGGCTCCGTTGTGGCACTTCTTCCTCTCTGGCCTGTGGAGATTCTGGCATCGCCttgcagaggggctgggcaggtCCTGGAGGGGCTCCAGGATGACTGTCCAGTTGCAGCCCCTGCCCTGGGCTGCCTGGCAGAAGAAACTCTCTTCGGGGGTGCTGGGCCCCCGCCTTCAGCAAGTCTTCCAGAACTACCAAGCCATGAACAAGTACCGGGTGCCTCCGGAGGCCACCACGCAGCGCGGAGGGAACCCCAATGCAACTGGAACAGAGCTCTTGTGCCAGCTCCAGAGTCGTGTGGCAGTGACCACACTCCTGGGGGACGAGGGGCCCTTTGCAGACCCAGAGTGGAGGGGGCTGCTGCCTCACAGGAGCCTGAGGCAGGAGCTGGCCCCCCTGGGGAAGTGTGCCGTTGTCAGCTCTGCTGGCTCCATGTTGGGCTCTGGACTGGGCAAGGAGATTG aCTCCCATGATGCTGTTCTTCGTTTCAACGGAGCCCCAACTACTGGCTATGAGCAGGACGTGGGCACCAAAACTACCATCCGCCTCGTGAATTCCCAG CTGATGGCTTCTCCTGAGCAGCACTTTCTGGATGACCAACTCTATGCGCAGGGAGCCTTGGTTGCCTGGGACCCAGCCCCTTTCCCAGGGGACCTGCAGGAG TGGTTCGAGGCTCCTGACTACCCCATCTTCAGACCCTTCCGCGCGGTGCGCTCCCAGAGGCCCCAACAGCTCTTCCACCTGCTGCACCCGCGGGTGCAGTGGCAGCTCTGGGGGCTGGTGCAGGAAGGGGCACCTGAGGCAGTACAGCGGAACCCACCCTCCTCAGGACTGCTTG GGACAGTGCTGATGTTGTCGCTCTGTGACCTGGTCCATGTCTACGAGTTCCTGCCCTCGCAGCGCCAGTCTCCGCGTTGCCACTACTACCAGGACTTTGTGGACGAGGCCTGCACGCTGGGCGCCTACCACCCGCTGCTCTTTGAGAAGGACCTCGTTCGCCGCATGAACCAGGGCTCATTGGATGACTTGGCCCGGCTGGGGCGGGTGACACTGCCTGGCTTCCGGGCCCTGAATTGCACCCTGGAGGATTAG